GCACCGTTCATCGTCTTCGACGACGCCGACCTCGACGCCGCGGTCGACGGCGCGATGGCGTCGAAGTACCGCAACAGCGGCCAGACCTGCGTCTGTGCCAACCGCATCTATGTGCAGGCCGGCGTCTACGACGCATTTGCGGAAAAACTCGCCGCCAAGGTTGCACAACTGAAGGTCGGTAACGGCATGGACGCCGGCGTAACGCAGGGACCGCTGATCGACGAGGCCGCAGTGCGCAAGGTCGAGGCCCATATCGCCGACGCGATCGCCCACGGCGGCGAAGTCGTGCTCGGCGGCCGTCGTCATACGCTCGGCGGCAGCTTCTTCGAGCCGACCATCGTCAGGCACGCCAGCGCGGCGATGCTGGTCGCGCGCGAGGAAACCTTTGGCCCGCTGGCGCCGCTGTTCCGCTTCGACACCGAGAACGAGCTGATCGCGCTCGCCAACGACACCGAGTTCGGCCTCGCCAGCTACTTCTACAGCCGCGACATCGGCCGGATCTGGCGCGTCGCCGAAGCACTCGAGTACGGGATGGTCGGCGTCAACACCGGGCTGATCTCGTCCGAGGTCGCGCCGTTCGGCGGCGTCAAGCAATCGGGCATGGGGCGCGAAGGGTCGAAATACGGCCTCGACGATTACCTCGAACTCAAGTACCTGTGCATCGCCGGACTCGACCGCTGAACGGAGCCGCAATGCCGCACGCACCGTCGTACTACGCCGCCACCGCCCGTCCGCAGCCATTGCGGCCGGCACTGGCCGACCGGCTCGACGTCGACGTCTGCATCGTCGGCGCCGGCTACACCGGCCTCTCGGCCGGACTGCATCTGGCCGAGGCCGGCTTCAGCGTCGCCATCATCGAGGCCGAGCGGGTCGGCTGGGGCGCGTCCGGCCGCAACGGCGGCCAGATCGTCAACTCGTACTCGCGCGACATCGACGTGATCGAGGCACGCTACGGCACGGATACCGCACGCGCGCTCGGCGACATGGCGTTCGAGGGCGCGCGCATCATCCGCGAGCGTGTCGCGTCATACGCGATCGACTGCGATCTCAAGGCCGGCGGCGTGTTCGCGGCCATCACCGCAAGGCAGTTCGGCCATCTGCAAAGGCAGAAAGCGCTGTGGGAGCGCCATGGCTACACGCGGCTGCAGTTGCTCGACCGGGCCGAAACCCGCGGCATCGTCGCAAGCGACCGCTACCACGGCGCGCTGCTCGACCTCGGCGGCGGCCACATCCACCCGCTGAACCTCGCCCTCGGCGAAGCGGCCGCGTTCGAATCGCTCGGCGGGCGCATTTTCGAAGCCTCGCCGGCGATCCGGATCGAACGCAGCTTCCGGCCCGTGGTGCACACGCCGGGCGGTGCAGTCACGGCCAGCTTCGTCATCGTCGCCGGCAATGCCTACCTTGGCGCTCTGGTGCCCGAACTCGCGGCCAGGTCAATGCCCTGCGGCAGCCAGATCGTCGCAACCGAGCCGCTCGGCGCGCTCGCCGACACGCTGCTGCCGCACGACTACTGCATCGAGGACTGCAACTACCTGCTCGATTACTACCGGCTCAGCGCCGACAAACGGCTGCTGTTCGGCGGCGGCGTCGTCTACGGCGCCCGCGACCCGGCCCGTGTCGAGGCGATCATCGTCCCCAGGCTGCTGAAGACCTTTCCGCAACTCGCCAATGTCCGGATCGACTACGCGTGGACCGGCAACTTCCTGCTCACGCTGTCACGCATGCCGCAGATGGGCCGGCTCGACCACAACATCTACTACTCGCAGGGCTGCAGCGGCCACGGCATCACCTTCACCCATCTGGCCGGGCGATTGCTCGCCGAGGTGCTGCAGGGGCAGGCCGAGCGCTTTGACGCCTTCGCCCGGCTGCCGCACCTGCCTTTCCCCGGCGGACGCCTGCTGCGGGTGCCGTTCACCGCGCTCGGCGGCTGGTACTACGACCTACGCGACCGGCTCGGCATCTAGGCGAGCAACGCGCCCACACGCAGGCGCATCGCACACCGCCCGTCACTATTCGACCAGATCCTTGTAGGCGATCCAGGTCGCATGGCCGAGCAGCGGGAAGAGCACCACGAAGCCCAGCAGGAAAGTCGCGAAGCCGACCGCCGTCAGCAGCACGATCAGTGCCGCCCAGACGATCATCGCCGGCAGGTTCTCGGCAACGGCACGCAGACTGGTCATCATCGCCGTCACCGTATCGACCTCGCGGTCGGCCAGCATCGGGATCGACACCGCCGTCAGCGCAAACACGAGGCAGGCCAGCAGGAAGCCGCCGATCAGCCATGCGATCGTGAAGCCCGCGTACTCGCCGATCAGGGACGAAAAGAAGGTGCTCAGCGTGACCGCCTCGCCGCCGTAGAACAGCGCGAACAGGATCGCCGACAGGCGCTCCCACGCGAGCGCGATCATGAACAGCACGACGCCGAAATACGCGAGCTGGCTGACGTTCTTCATCAGGTCGCGGATCGACTGCACGAACGACGTCGTCCGGCCGTCCTCGCGCTCGCTGGTGAGCTCGTAAATCCCGGCGGCCCCCAGCGGCGCCAGCAGCAGAAAGCCGGTGATCGACGCCGTGAACAGGTGGGTGTTCTGCGACGCCAGCGACAGCACGAGCCAGCCCAGCAGCGTGATCAACGCACCGTGCGCAAGACTGGGCGCCGGGTGCGCGGCCAGATCCTGCCAGCCGCGGGACAGCCACGAAAATGCCCGCAACGCATTGACCTTGCGTGTCCGCGGCAGCGT
This window of the Jeongeupia sp. USM3 genome carries:
- a CDS encoding FAD-binding oxidoreductase, whose amino-acid sequence is MPHAPSYYAATARPQPLRPALADRLDVDVCIVGAGYTGLSAGLHLAEAGFSVAIIEAERVGWGASGRNGGQIVNSYSRDIDVIEARYGTDTARALGDMAFEGARIIRERVASYAIDCDLKAGGVFAAITARQFGHLQRQKALWERHGYTRLQLLDRAETRGIVASDRYHGALLDLGGGHIHPLNLALGEAAAFESLGGRIFEASPAIRIERSFRPVVHTPGGAVTASFVIVAGNAYLGALVPELAARSMPCGSQIVATEPLGALADTLLPHDYCIEDCNYLLDYYRLSADKRLLFGGGVVYGARDPARVEAIIVPRLLKTFPQLANVRIDYAWTGNFLLTLSRMPQMGRLDHNIYYSQGCSGHGITFTHLAGRLLAEVLQGQAERFDAFARLPHLPFPGGRLLRVPFTALGGWYYDLRDRLGI
- a CDS encoding DUF2189 domain-containing protein, with amino-acid sequence MDLHLSGLDDHFTLPRTRKVNALRAFSWLSRGWQDLAAHPAPSLAHGALITLLGWLVLSLASQNTHLFTASITGFLLLAPLGAAGIYELTSEREDGRTTSFVQSIRDLMKNVSQLAYFGVVLFMIALAWERLSAILFALFYGGEAVTLSTFFSSLIGEYAGFTIAWLIGGFLLACLVFALTAVSIPMLADREVDTVTAMMTSLRAVAENLPAMIVWAALIVLLTAVGFATFLLGFVVLFPLLGHATWIAYKDLVE